The genomic region GCTGCCCGGCCTCGGCGAGCGCACCGTGCTCCACTGCGGGCCGCCGATCGCCTGGGAGGAGATGGGCGACCCGCTCCGCCGCTCGGTGCGCGCGGCGGTGGTGGTGGAGGGGTGGGCGGCCGAGCCCGCCGCGGTCGACCCGCTCATCGAGCGCGGCGAGGTGCGGCTCGAGCCCGCCAACCACCATCGCGTGGTGGTGCCGATGGCCACCGCGATCGGCCCGTCGTCACCGCTCCAGGTGGTCGAGAACCCCCAGGGCGGCACCAGCGCCTTCTCGCCGATCAACCAGGGGCCGGGAGAGGCGCCCTGGTTCGGGATGGACACTCCCGGGGCGATCGAGCGGCTGCGCCTGGTCCGCGACGTGATCGGGCCGGTGCTCGCCGAGGTGGTGCGCCGCTCCGGCCCCGTCGACCTCGCGTCGCTCGCCGGCCAGGGCCTGCAGATGGGCGACGACGTCCACATCCGCGTCCAGGCGACCACCAACCTGCTGATCCGCCAGCTGCTTCCCCACCTCGCCGCCGTCGAGGGACCGGAGCGGGTCGTCGTCGCCGAGTTCCTCGCCCGGAACCACCTCTTCGTCCTCAACCTCGCGATGGCCGCGGCCCGGTCGCTCACCGAGTGGGCGGCCCAGGTCGAGGGCTCGAGCGTGGTGATGTCGATGGCCCGCAACGGCACCACCTTCGGCGTCCGCCTCGCCGGGCGCGACCGCTGGTTCACCGCGCCGGCGCCCCAGATCGAGCACGCCCTCTACCACGCCGGCCACGGCCCCGAGGTGGGTGCGCCGGACATCGGCGACAGCGCCGTGCTCGAGCTGGTCGGGCTGGGCGCGGCGGCGGCGGCGGGCTCGCCGTCGGTGGCGGCCTTCCTCGGCGGCACCATGGCCGACGCGCTCGCCGCCACCGAGGCCATGGACCGGATCTGCGTGGGGCGCAGCACCCGCTTCCGGCTGCCCCCGGTGGGCTTCCGCGGCACCCCGATCGGCGTCGACGTGCGCCGGGTTGTCGAGTCCGGGGTCACCCCGCACATCACCACCGGCATCCTCCACGCCTCCGCCGGGGTGGGCCAGATCGGTGCCGGGGTGGCGGTGGCGCCCCTCGGCTGCTTCCTCGAGGCGCTGGCCGCGCTCGACGCCGGCTGACCCCGCCCGCTCAGTGGCTGTGGGGATGCCCGTGGTCGTGGCCGGCGTGATCGTGCCCCGCCGGGCGCTCGCCCAGGCGGACGGCGCGGTCCAGGGTCGCCGCCCGGTCGACGATGCCGCGGTCCTCGAGGAGCGACTCGAGCGCCTCCAGCCAGCAGCGGTAGTACGGGTACTCCTCGCCCGGGGGATGGGAGCGCTCCCACCGAGCGATGCTGCCGGCGAGCTCGGCCGAGAACTCCTTCCAGGTGAAGGCGCCGGCGCCGTGGAGGGCGAGGGCGAGCCCGAACGCGCGGCTCTCCCACGGCTCGGCGAAGGCGAGCTCGCCGTTGCTCCGCGGTGGCGCCGCCGGTCCGCTGAGCTCCACGGGGAGCGCCGCGGAGGTCATCTCCCGGGAGCCTCGACGGTGGCGATCCCGACCATCGCGTCGCGGGTGACGAGGCCGGCGAGCTCCTCCTCGCCGAGGCCCTCGGTGCCGGCGGGCCG from Candidatus Dormiibacterota bacterium harbors:
- a CDS encoding DUF1116 domain-containing protein, which translates into the protein MEELPAVELPSRVGVVNIGLGLLADAVRQQGRPVVQVDWRIPAGGDPDAVAMLRRLFGPRAAGVDAANAEVVRRLDEGVPALTAVEAAAAVLPGLGERTVLHCGPPIAWEEMGDPLRRSVRAAVVVEGWAAEPAAVDPLIERGEVRLEPANHHRVVVPMATAIGPSSPLQVVENPQGGTSAFSPINQGPGEAPWFGMDTPGAIERLRLVRDVIGPVLAEVVRRSGPVDLASLAGQGLQMGDDVHIRVQATTNLLIRQLLPHLAAVEGPERVVVAEFLARNHLFVLNLAMAAARSLTEWAAQVEGSSVVMSMARNGTTFGVRLAGRDRWFTAPAPQIEHALYHAGHGPEVGAPDIGDSAVLELVGLGAAAAAGSPSVAAFLGGTMADALAATEAMDRICVGRSTRFRLPPVGFRGTPIGVDVRRVVESGVTPHITTGILHASAGVGQIGAGVAVAPLGCFLEALAALDAG
- a CDS encoding nitrile hydratase accessory protein, with amino-acid sequence MTSAALPVELSGPAAPPRSNGELAFAEPWESRAFGLALALHGAGAFTWKEFSAELAGSIARWERSHPPGEEYPYYRCWLEALESLLEDRGIVDRAATLDRAVRLGERPAGHDHAGHDHGHPHSH